In Deltaproteobacteria bacterium, the genomic window GGGCAGACGGTTTTTACGAAGCTGACCCTCTTAGAGAAACCAGTCATTGCGGCAGTCAATGGATTTGCATTGGGCGGCGGGCTTGAGCTTGCCTTGGCTTGTGACCTGATCATCGCAAGTGAGAAGGCGAAGTTTGGACTTCCCGAATGTAAACTTGGTTTAATTCCTGGCTATGGCGGTACTGTTCGTCTACCGCGTTTGATTGGTACTGCTAAAGCCATGGAAATGGCGCTGACGGGTGGAATGCTATCAGCAGATGAGGCGTTGAAAGTTGGACTGGTTGTAAAAGTCGTTCCTCATGGTGAGGCTTTAAAGGCTTCGTTAGAACTTGCGACACAAATGACGGCGCGAGCACCACTGGCTTTGGGTTTTATTAAACGGTCCATTCAAGAAGGACAGGCAATGTCGGTAACTGCGGCACAGGCCTTAGAGGCAAAGTACTTCGGATCGGTGTTTGCCACTGAAGACAAAACGGAAGGTGTCCGCGCCTTCATCGAAGGTCGCGAGCCGAAGTTCACAGGCCGCTAGTACATTCGATGTTTAAATTTCCGGTTCTAAATTTGCGGGCGTCCACGGGGCGCATCGCGCGGGTGTGGTCACGAGCACGATCAGCGTGCGCGCGGGGACGTGCGTGCGGGTGTGCTAACGAGCGCGATCAGCATAGGCACAGCGTGCGCGTGCGGGTGTGCTAACGAGCACGATCAGCATGGGCACAGCGTGCGCGCGGGGACGTGCGCGCGGGTGTGCTAACGAGCGCGATCAGCATAGGCACAGCGTGCGCGTGCGGGTGTGCTCACCAGAAAAATCCGCATAGGCGCAGGCGGGCGCAGGCGGTGGACACCTGCTTTCGCAGAAAGCTCAGTTTGCGCTTCGAATCGCAATGTCCATCCTTCGGAAAGTAAGACCATCGATCAAATCGAAATTACGGTGAAATATTGACTCTTTAGATAGTCTCAATTATATTGCCCCGCTGATGAAACAGATGAATTTGTTTTTACAACCAACGCCAGAATTTCGAACGGTTAAACGGTCGAACGTTGTCGATAAAAACAGTGCCGATAAAAACGGTACCAATAGAAACAGTGCCGAAAAAAACAGTGCCGATCGAAAACAGAGGCATTTAAAAAAAGAATGGCGCTATCTCGATCGGCGAACACACGGTGGAATGACATCTAACGGACGAAGGAAGCAGCGACGTCCACTTGCGACGAAAAAGTGGATTCATGTTGTTTTGAAATCAGATCGTGCCGTAGGAAGTAAAAGTTTTTTGACGGCCAAAAACCAAGTTTTTCTGGAGCGACTGCTGAAGTTGAAGGCGAGGAAGTTCGGAGTTGCAATCGCTGACTTCGCGAATGTCGGAAATCATATTCACCTAAAAATTCGAATTGCCGATCGTATGGAGTTTGGGAAGTTTTTGAAATCTGTGACCGCGCAAATTGCGAGGTTTGTGACGGGCGCGCGCCGAGGACATCCGTTTGGTCGTTTCTGGCAGGGCTTGGCCTACACGCGAGTTTTGTCGTCGCGTTACGAAGAAGTTCAGCTCCGAGGCTATATTGCTGCTAATCGGCTAGAAGCCTCATTGCCAGGAAGTGCTGGGAAAGCTGCCCGAGAAAAGTGGCTCGCCGAATTCAATAGGCACATACAACGGCTTCGACGAATTGATTTCGGAACACCTGTGGCCAGTGGTCAACGCTTTGAGCCCGGTTGAAACAACCGGTTGAACCATTTTTTTTGCTGACAAGGAGCATGGGCCTGATGGCGGCCCCGCGGAACCCGGCTGAGCCCCGCCTAGCGCCGTGCACCCCGCAGAACCTGACCCACACCGCGCGTCCCAGCGGAACCCGGCTGAGCCCCGGGCGACTAACGCGCAACGGCAATGCCGGCCTTCTAAAACATGGACATGTCCCGCGCCTTTGGCCGTTGTTCAAAGTTTAGTGTGAATCTCCCCTTGCTCTCCGAGGCCTGCCCCTCGCGAAAATTTCCACCAAGGTTTGTGTGACAGTTTTGCTTCGAGACTGATAAGTTTTCGCCCTATGCCGAACTCAGAAAACACCAAGCCTCAAAGCGACGGGCAAGCCTCGTCTCATCTACAGCCGAATGAACTTTCCGACGGTAAGAAGAACGCGAAAGTTCCGTCGCATTCTCCCAAGAGGTACCAGCTCAAAAACCCAGTTCGTATTGTGACAGCTGCCTCTTTGTTTGACGGGCACGATGCGAGCATCAATTTAATGCGAAGACTTTTACAAGACTCTGGTGCCGAGGTGATTCATCTTGGTCACAACCGCTCGGTGCTGGATGTCGTCAATGCGGCTCTTCAAGAGGGCGCACAAGGAATCTGTCTTTCAAGCTATCAAGGCGGTCACATGGAGTACTTCAAGTACACCAAAGATCTCTTGAAGGAATCTGGTAGTTCTCACGTAAAAATTTACGGTGGTGGTGGTGGCGTTATCGTTTACGACGAAAAACGCGAACTCGAAAAGTATGGCATAGATCAAATTTTTCATCCTGATGATGGGCGAAAGCTCGGTCTAGAAGGGATGATCGATTTGATTCTTGAGGGCTGCGACTTCAACCCCATTGACGGAGTCAACGGCGCTGGTTCGCAGTTTATCCTCACAGATCGTCCCGAGCTCCCATCCAGAGACTTGGGAGTTGCGCTTAGCTCAATCGAACTTGATTCGCCCATTCCGAAAGACGTCGCCAAACGGCTCGACTCTTTTAAGCGAAAGTTGCCAGGACAGCCACTCGTGCTGGGTGTAACCGGAACGGGCGGAGCAGGGAAGTCGTCGCTTGTGGATGAACTATTGCAGCGCCTTCTCAATGCCTATCCGGGTATGAAGGTCGGAGTTGTGTGCGTCGATCCGTCTAAGCGGAAAACGGGTGGTGCCCTGTTAGGGGATCGCATTCGCATGAATTCGCTTTCTCGTCCGGGAGCGTATATGCGTTCGGTTGCCAGTCGCGGTTCTGGAAGCGAAATTGCGGTCGCCCTACCAAAGATGCTCGACTTTCTAAAGGGCTATGACTTTGACTTGTTGATTGCGGAAACGAGCGGAATCGGACAAGCACAAAACGCGATCACGACACTTTCAGACCTCACCCTCTACGTAATGACTTCTGAATTCGGGGCGCAATCGCAGTTGGAAAAAATCGACATGATCGATTTTGCCGACTTGATAGCGATCAACAAAGCGGATCGACGTGGATCTCAGGACGCGCTTCGCGATGTAAGAAAGCAGTTCCGAAGATCGCGAAAGCTGTTTGATGCTCCAAGCGAAGCTGCTGATCAGAAGCTGCCAGTTTTTCTCACCCAAGCTCAGCAGTTCAATGATGATGGCTGCAATCAATTGTTTTTCTCGCTGGCGCAACAGCTTGCCTTGAAAGAAGCCGCCCGTGCAGACTTTTGGAATCTGAAAGAGGAATACCGTTCAAAGGTGCGTGGCGTAAAGCGATCAACGATCGTTCCCGCTGAGCGGCAAAATTATCTCGCAGAAATTGCGGGAACAGTACGTCGCTACAAAAAGGAAACCGAAGAGTTAGCAACGGTTGCATCAAAGATTGGTGCCGCAGAAATTTTAAAGGATGTGACGACGATAGATGTTCGACACGTCAAACAATGGCGAGAACGTCTGGGCGAGGACATTTTTCAGCGCCTAAATTCTTGGTCTCAATTTGTCGGTGCCTACCAAGGTGACGAGTACGTTTACGAGGTTCGCGGTAAAGCCATTCGTCAGCCGCTGATCAGGCAATCACTTTCGGGTACTAAAATTCGGCGTGTTGCCACTCCGAAACTTTCGGATTGGGGCGATCGCTTGCGATTCTTGAGGCTGGAGAATATGCCCGGTGAGTTTCCTTTCACCGCAGGAGTTTTTCCATTGAAGCGGGAGGGCGAAGATCCGGCTCGTATGTTCGCCGGCGAAGGTCCACCGGAGCGAACGAACAAAAGATTTCATTTTCTGGCAAAAGGTCAGCCGGCCAATCGCCTATCGACGGCTTTTGATTCGGTAACTCTTTATGGGCAAGATCCCGACAAGCGTCCTGACATTTATGGAAAGATCGGCGAATCCGGTGTTTCAATCTGTACGCTGGACGATATGAAACGGCTTTACGCTGGTTTCGATCTTTGTGCTCCAAACACTTCTGTTTCTATGACGATCAACGGTCCTGCGCCAATGATTTTGGCGTTCTTCATGAACACAGCTATCGATCAGCAGGTAGAGAAAAAAGAAAACAAACTTGGTCGAAAACTGACGGCAGCTGAACATCAAGCAGTAGAAACCTGGACGCTTGAAAATGTTCGAGGAACTGTTCAGGCCGACATCTTAAAGGAAGATCAGGGGCAGAATACTTGCATTTTCTCGATCGACTTTGCATTAAAGATGATGGGAGATATTCAAGAGTATTTCATTACAAACAAGGTAAAGAATTTCTACTCTGTTTCAATTTCAGGCTACCACATTGCCGAAGCGGGCGCGAATCCGATTTCTCAGCTTGCGTTCACACTTTCCAACGCCTTTACCTTCGTTGAATATTACCGCGCGCGCGGAATGAAGGTTGACGACTTTGCGCCCAATCTTTCATTCTTTTTCTCAAACGGCCTTGATCCCGAGTACTCGGTAATTGGTCGCGTAGCTAGACGAATATGGGCGATCGCGATGCGTGATCTTTATGCGGCGGCAGACCGTTCTCAGAAATTGAAGTATCACATTCAAACTTCGGGGCGATCTCTGCACGCTCAAGAAATTGATTTCAACGACATTCGCACGACTCTTCAGGCACTGCTTGCAATTTATGATAACTGCAATTCGCTTCATACCAATGCCTACGATGAGGCAATCACTACGCCGACGGAAGAGAGTGTTCGTCGTGCGATGGCCATTCAGCTCATCATCAATAAAGAATTCGGGATGGCAAAGAATGAGAATCCAATGCAGGGGTCATATTTTTTTGAGGAACTCACTGACTTAGTCGAAGAAGCTGTATTGGATGAATTCCTTCGCTTAGCCGAGCGTGGCGGTGTGCTAGGGGCAATGGAGACCCAATATCAGCGCGGGAAGATCCAAGATGAATCGATGCTCTATGAGCATTTGAAACATTCTGGTGACCTGCCGATAATCGGTGTGAACACCTACATTAACCCGAAGACAATGGTTGCCGGCTATGAGCCACCGAAAATTGAAATGGCGCGTGCGAGCTATGAGGAAAAAGATCTGCAGTTAGGCCGTGTGACAGACTACCAAAAGTCAAACAGCGCTGCCGGAGCTCGGGCTCTGCAAGAACTGAAGGATGCAAGCCTCAAAGGTGAAAATGTGTTCGCGGCACTTATGAAAGCGTCACGTGTTTGTTCGCTCTTTCAAATGACCCAAGCTCTTTACGAGGTTGGTGGCCAATATAGAAGGAATCTCTAAAATGAAATGGTCTGTAGTCGGAAGATTCTGCGCCTTGGTCGTGGTGATTTTCATGAGTCACTTAATTTCTTGTACATCCAAAGACAAAGTCGAAACGACGGTCGCGGGGGACCCATGGTTCCGCGCAGCACGCACGGCTGATATTGAGGTGATGAAAAAAATGGTCGCTGAGGGAAAAGAAGTCGACTCTACTTCCGAGGTCGGTGTTACCGCGCTCTTGGTGGCCTCTCGAATGGGAAATCTTCAAACGATGAAGTGGCTCTTGGAAAATGGCGCGAATGCCAAGCATCTTGATCACGACCGCCAATCGGCGCTGAGCTATGCGTTGACCGGACTTGCGACTGGACCAAAACAGGTTCAAGCCGTCGAACTTTTGTTAAAACATGGCGCCGATCCTTTTGTGGTGGATGTGATTGGCTTTGTTCCAGTCATGGAAATGTTGGCATTGGAGATGGACGGCCCGTTGAAGATGTTAAGCTATTCAGAGAAGAGACAGTGCGACCGAATGCCAAAGGTAAAAGGTGAAATGACCTTGAGCCAAGCTGCGCGGAAAATGAATCGAATAGATTTAGCCGAGTTTTTTGAAAAACAAGGTTGCTGGTGAGAGTTCTCGTTACGGGGTTTCAGCCATTTTTAGACGAGAAGGTGAATCCTACCCAAGCAATTGCCGAATTTGTCAATTCTTGCGAGTTTCACAAAATGGATCCGAAGCTTTCACGGCTTGACGTGCGCGGACTGGTTCTTCCTGTGGAATTTGATCAGGCATTTCAAAGGCTAGAAAGAGAACGACGGGAATTTAATCCCGAAGCGATCGTTAGTTTCGGACTGGCCGGCGGCCGTCAAACATTTGATATAGAAATGCTCGCCGTCAATGAGCGCGGGGGAGAACAATCCGACCGTGGTGACAATCAGGGCAAAGTATTCAGCGGTCCAATTGACAAAACTGCTCCGCGGGTGCTCCCCACGACTCTGCCAGTAGAAACAATTCAGACTTTTTTATCGCAGGCGAAGGTACCGAATCGAAAGTCATATTCGGCTGGCACTTACGTGTGCAATGACCTCTTTTTTCAAATGCAGGAACGTCTCCGTTTCACTCGGGTGCGAAGTGGCTTCATCCATGTTCCGAGGGTGATATCGTCAGGGTCCAAATCAGCAGAACTTGAATGGCCTCTATTCGAAGTTACCGTGATGGCGGTTTTGAAATCACTTTAGCCATGTGACGCCGCCCTTTTCCTCAAGGTCCAAGCGTGATGCAAGTACGATTCGGGAAGCTTCCGCCCAGAGTTCCGTCGAAACACAAGCGCCGTTCGAATACGCCGGCGACGTTGCACGACTGTCCAAACGGCACATTCAATCGAGAATAGGCATCGACCGTGGTGTTATGAGTGACATTAATACCCCCAAACGTGCAGTTTCGTGGCAGTGCTTGCGCACAGTTTTGGATAGAAGCCGTACCGGAAAGTATCCCGTTATTGCACATTCTAACTTGGGCATCGCAAGACTTTCCAAAATCAACGACTGCTGAAGTGTAAGCGACAACCGTGTTGCTGTGAGGAATTGGCACACCCCAAGGCGTCAAGCAGTTTGCAGCTTGCTGAATACTGCAATTAGGAAACTGCGCCGTGCCGCTAAGAATTCCGTCGTAGCAGGTTCTGGTCTCTTGTGGACAGACCGAACCAAACGGCACCGATGTGTAACCAAAGGCAACCCGTGAAGTTGCATGCTGAATCATTTCTCCCCAAGGAAGTTGGCACGCGACCGCCGCTCGCTTTGCGCAGGCTGGAAATTTTCCGTTCCCGACAAGCGTGCCATTCGCACAAGTTAAGGTATCAGATTTACATTCTTCTTTGAAGGAAACCGAGGCTTGGTTAAAGGCAGTGACACTGATTCCATTTTCGATCGTCTGCCCCCAGGGTGTAAGGCAAACCGGCTCGATACTGACGGGAATCTCAAAGACCTTTGAAGCATTTGGAGCCGGTCCCAAATTAGCAATCTGGAATCGCACCTTGTGCGTTTTTCCGAAGGCATTCGTGGCAAGTCGAATAGTGGCTGTGACCGAGTTGGCTGAAGTCGGTTCCAAACACTGAACCATGATTTCGGGTGAACTCGAATCACAGGCGTGCCAAACGAGTGGAAATTCCGTTTGCTCATTTGCGATAGACAGAACCACAGATTTTGAACTGGTGACGGATGACAACCAAAGTTTTTCCGGTACGTTTACTAATTCCGGTGGCTGGTTGTACTCAATCAAATGGGCATGTGAGTACTGCACGGGCTTTAAGTTCAATGGGGTAACCGCCTTATTTTGTGAATAAAGCTGCTTGAGCGACAGATTCACCACAAAACGAGTCGGATATTTGCAGTCTGTTTGGGCGTTGGCACAATAGGCAGTAAAAGTTGTCGATACCTCGAAGCGACAAAGCGCTCGGCGATCTTCACCGCATCCTTGACCATTTTCATCAAAAAGAGCGGGCTTATCTGGCGGAGCGGTCCAAACTTTCTTCAATGACGGATCAGTCAGATCTGTTAGCCACAAAGGGAATGGCTTACCGATAGCGCATTTTGGAGGAATGCCACGCGCTGGGTTTCCTAGGCAGTCACGCAAATCGGAGTTCTTTTCGTGCGTTGCGCTGAACAGAAAAAGTCCTCGGTCTTGTACAACACCGTGAAAGAAGTTTCCAAGTTGGTCGCGTGTATTCACCTGACGAGTTCGTTTAAGGAAGATCCCCTGGTTTTCTTGAAGAGTGAGAAAAGCAACGGCCGAAAGCGCGACGATCACGGTGACTACCAAAGCCTCCATGATTCCGACCCCTTTTTCTGAGCGAAGAATCTTACAAACTAGTTTCATAAGCACACTCTCTGGTGATCGGTGACTGTGACAGATCCATTCAAACAACGGTAGATTTTAAAATTCGGGGTGCACGTCGCGAGGCCCGGTGGGACTGTTTCCATGAACCTGTTATTGTGTCGAAGATATTTTGGTGCCGTTGGTGTTTCAGTAACAAGTACGCAGTCTCTGGCAAGTGGCGTCGCCAAGACATATTCTGGAGATCGCTTATACGGATGATTCGCTGGAAGTGAAGGCCATTCGGCTTGTACGCGGGCCAGTGCAATATTCGCGGTGCGTTCGCTTAACTTGAACGACACAATTGAAAGGCCGTTCTGAAAATTCGAGCAAGAAACTTTCACCTCTTTATCGGCCTCACATTTAATCCAAACAGGATTTTCAAGTCGGGCGTCATCACTGAGAATGGTCATGGTGAGCGTAGTATTGACGAGATCCCCTTCGACTTGGCCATTCGGCAAAATCGCGTGAGGGGATACAACGCGAAACCATCCGGGTCGCATCTTGAAGCCAAGTTGAAGTGGCTGAAGTGGAAGATTGCGCGGTTTGTAGTTAAAACTTCCAAAGCCCTTTTCTATCGTTCGCTCGAGCTTCATCTGCGCATCTATTGTGGACTGCATAACGGTGTAGGCACCGAGTCCAACGATCGATAGAACCACCAGAGATACCATAATCTCTGTCAAAGTGAAACCAAGCTGAGAATCGTTCGGGCCGAGCTTGGTTGCTCGATCGGCGGTCACGCGATCGTTGGTGGTCACGCGGTATAAGTCCCTCGTTAGAAAGTTATTGGCTTAACTCCATTTTAGCGATTGTCTGCAGTTGCATGTTCGATGTTCCTTCGTAGATCTGACCTATTTTAGCATCGCGCCAGAATTTTTCGACAGGATATTCCCGGGTGAAGCCATTTCCACCGAAAAGATCGATCGCAAGCGACGTGATCTTTTCTGCGGCTCGAGAAGAGTACAGTTTTGCCATCGCGGCTTCCTCAATGAATGGCTGTCCAGAGTCTTTCAATCGAGCAGCGTTGTAAACAAGTAGGCGTGAAGCTTCTAATTGAACTCGCATTTCTGCCAACTGAAACTGAACGCCCTGGAATTCAGCGATCGCCTTGCCAAACTGCTCCCGAGTTTTGATGTAACCGAGTGTGGCTTCGTAGGCCCCTTGAGCGATTCCGACCATTTGTGCGCCGATCCCAATTCGTCCTTCGTTCAACGTTTCGATGGCGATCTTATAACCTTTGCCGACTTCGCCAAGAATGTTGTCCTTTGGCACTTCGCAATTTTCAAACAAAAGTTCACATGTTGAGCTCGCTCGGATTCCTAGCTTATCTTCTTTCTTTCCTACTGTGAAACCTTTGAATGATTTTTCCACGATAAACGCCGTGATACCTTTGTAACCGGCGCTCGGGTTCATGTTCGCAAAGCAAATAAAGACAGAGGCCTCTTTACC contains:
- a CDS encoding enoyl-CoA hydratase/isomerase family protein, with translation MTLPTLKNIELAREGAVLVATIARPEALNALNNDSVDSISALADFAAGDSLTKVLVITGKGEKSFVAGADIKGFEGVSPKGAEEIAQRGQTVFTKLTLLEKPVIAAVNGFALGGGLELALACDLIIASEKAKFGLPECKLGLIPGYGGTVRLPRLIGTAKAMEMALTGGMLSADEALKVGLVVKVVPHGEALKASLELATQMTARAPLALGFIKRSIQEGQAMSVTAAQALEAKYFGSVFATEDKTEGVRAFIEGREPKFTGR
- a CDS encoding transposase, which gives rise to MNLFLQPTPEFRTVKRSNVVDKNSADKNGTNRNSAEKNSADRKQRHLKKEWRYLDRRTHGGMTSNGRRKQRRPLATKKWIHVVLKSDRAVGSKSFLTAKNQVFLERLLKLKARKFGVAIADFANVGNHIHLKIRIADRMEFGKFLKSVTAQIARFVTGARRGHPFGRFWQGLAYTRVLSSRYEEVQLRGYIAANRLEASLPGSAGKAAREKWLAEFNRHIQRLRRIDFGTPVASGQRFEPG
- a CDS encoding cobalamin-dependent protein (Presence of a B(12) (cobalamin)-binding domain implies dependence on cobalamin itself, in one of its several forms, or in some unusual lineages, dependence on a cobalamin-like analog.); its protein translation is MPNSENTKPQSDGQASSHLQPNELSDGKKNAKVPSHSPKRYQLKNPVRIVTAASLFDGHDASINLMRRLLQDSGAEVIHLGHNRSVLDVVNAALQEGAQGICLSSYQGGHMEYFKYTKDLLKESGSSHVKIYGGGGGVIVYDEKRELEKYGIDQIFHPDDGRKLGLEGMIDLILEGCDFNPIDGVNGAGSQFILTDRPELPSRDLGVALSSIELDSPIPKDVAKRLDSFKRKLPGQPLVLGVTGTGGAGKSSLVDELLQRLLNAYPGMKVGVVCVDPSKRKTGGALLGDRIRMNSLSRPGAYMRSVASRGSGSEIAVALPKMLDFLKGYDFDLLIAETSGIGQAQNAITTLSDLTLYVMTSEFGAQSQLEKIDMIDFADLIAINKADRRGSQDALRDVRKQFRRSRKLFDAPSEAADQKLPVFLTQAQQFNDDGCNQLFFSLAQQLALKEAARADFWNLKEEYRSKVRGVKRSTIVPAERQNYLAEIAGTVRRYKKETEELATVASKIGAAEILKDVTTIDVRHVKQWRERLGEDIFQRLNSWSQFVGAYQGDEYVYEVRGKAIRQPLIRQSLSGTKIRRVATPKLSDWGDRLRFLRLENMPGEFPFTAGVFPLKREGEDPARMFAGEGPPERTNKRFHFLAKGQPANRLSTAFDSVTLYGQDPDKRPDIYGKIGESGVSICTLDDMKRLYAGFDLCAPNTSVSMTINGPAPMILAFFMNTAIDQQVEKKENKLGRKLTAAEHQAVETWTLENVRGTVQADILKEDQGQNTCIFSIDFALKMMGDIQEYFITNKVKNFYSVSISGYHIAEAGANPISQLAFTLSNAFTFVEYYRARGMKVDDFAPNLSFFFSNGLDPEYSVIGRVARRIWAIAMRDLYAAADRSQKLKYHIQTSGRSLHAQEIDFNDIRTTLQALLAIYDNCNSLHTNAYDEAITTPTEESVRRAMAIQLIINKEFGMAKNENPMQGSYFFEELTDLVEEAVLDEFLRLAERGGVLGAMETQYQRGKIQDESMLYEHLKHSGDLPIIGVNTYINPKTMVAGYEPPKIEMARASYEEKDLQLGRVTDYQKSNSAAGARALQELKDASLKGENVFAALMKASRVCSLFQMTQALYEVGGQYRRNL
- a CDS encoding ankyrin repeat domain-containing protein, with product MKWSVVGRFCALVVVIFMSHLISCTSKDKVETTVAGDPWFRAARTADIEVMKKMVAEGKEVDSTSEVGVTALLVASRMGNLQTMKWLLENGANAKHLDHDRQSALSYALTGLATGPKQVQAVELLLKHGADPFVVDVIGFVPVMEMLALEMDGPLKMLSYSEKRQCDRMPKVKGEMTLSQAARKMNRIDLAEFFEKQGCW
- a CDS encoding pyroglutamyl-peptidase I codes for the protein MRVLVTGFQPFLDEKVNPTQAIAEFVNSCEFHKMDPKLSRLDVRGLVLPVEFDQAFQRLERERREFNPEAIVSFGLAGGRQTFDIEMLAVNERGGEQSDRGDNQGKVFSGPIDKTAPRVLPTTLPVETIQTFLSQAKVPNRKSYSAGTYVCNDLFFQMQERLRFTRVRSGFIHVPRVISSGSKSAELEWPLFEVTVMAVLKSL
- a CDS encoding prepilin-type N-terminal cleavage/methylation domain-containing protein, yielding MTTNDRVTADRATKLGPNDSQLGFTLTEIMVSLVVLSIVGLGAYTVMQSTIDAQMKLERTIEKGFGSFNYKPRNLPLQPLQLGFKMRPGWFRVVSPHAILPNGQVEGDLVNTTLTMTILSDDARLENPVWIKCEADKEVKVSCSNFQNGLSIVSFKLSERTANIALARVQAEWPSLPANHPYKRSPEYVLATPLARDCVLVTETPTAPKYLRHNNRFMETVPPGLATCTPNFKIYRCLNGSVTVTDHQRVCL
- a CDS encoding acyl-CoA dehydrogenase, encoding MSQESARPALTTLSEDELAFRDAVRTFAEAEIKPLVSKMDEAAKIEPALLPKLFEMGLMGVESPEKYGGTGGTFTMACLAVEELARVDGSISVLMDVQNTLVTNAFLRFGTEAIRSKYLPKLAREWVGAYCLSESTSGSDAFALKLRAEDKGDKWILNGSKLWITNGKEASVFICFANMNPSAGYKGITAFIVEKSFKGFTVGKKEDKLGIRASSTCELLFENCEVPKDNILGEVGKGYKIAIETLNEGRIGIGAQMVGIAQGAYEATLGYIKTREQFGKAIAEFQGVQFQLAEMRVQLEASRLLVYNAARLKDSGQPFIEEAAMAKLYSSRAAEKITSLAIDLFGGNGFTREYPVEKFWRDAKIGQIYEGTSNMQLQTIAKMELSQ